The Thermosynechococcus sp. HN-54 DNA segment GGCAAGCCGCTATTTCCACCGCGCTATGTCCACACGCCAGCCTTTGAGCTATCTGCTCCTGAGCAGCAGCTTTACAACGCTGTCACCACCTACGTGCGGGAGCACTTCAAGCGAGCGTGGGAAGAAAAACAGTGCACCATCGGCCTTGCCATGGCAGTGCTTCAGCGGCGCTTGGCCAGCAGCACCTATGCCATTAGTCGTTCCTTGGAAAATCGCTGGAAACGACTGCGGGAACTGCAGGAAGTCGTGATGCGCGACCCTGTGGCGATTGATGTGGAGGAACTGGAGGACATCCCAGAGAGCGATCGCTGGCAGCTTGAAGCCGAACTCAGCGAAAAAGTCACCCTCGCCCGTAATATCCACGAGTTGAAAACAGAAATCCGTGCCCTAGAGCAGCTTGTGCAGATGGCGCGTGGCCTTGCCCAGCGGGAACAGGATACCAAGTTTCAGGAGTTGCTGAAGCTTCTTGTCAAACTCAAGGGCGAAAAGCTCTTGGTCTTTACCGAGCACAAGGACACCCTTGATTTTTTAGTTGAGGCCCTCAGGAAACGGGGCTACCCAGTCACTTCTATTGATGGCTCAATGCGTCTTGAGGAGCGGGTGGAGCGCGAGCGGAAATTTCGGGATAACGCCCAGGTCATGGTGGCCACAGAAGCTGCCGGGGAGGGCATTAACCTGCAATTTTGTGCCGTGATGGTAAATTATGACCTGCCTTGGAACCCCACCCGTTTGGAGCAGCGCATGGGGCGGGTTCATCGTTATGGCCAGCGCTATGAAGTCAATATTTACAACCTCGTTGCCGCCAATACCCGTGAGGGGGAGGTGCTGAAGCTGCTGTTGGCCAAACTGGAGGCAATGCGCCAAGAATTGGGGTCTGACCGTGTCTATGATGTGGTTGGCGATCTCCTACAGGATATTTCCCTTGAGCAACTGCTCCTTGAGCATCTGCTGGGGCGGCGCCGCCTTGAGGAGATTCAAGCGATGGTGGAATCGCGGTTGCACCCCAGCCGCCTCAACTACATTCGCGAAATTACCCTAGAAGCCTTGGCCAAACGGGAAGTGGACTTAAGGCACCTGCGCCAAGATCTCAGCCAAAGCCAAACCCAACGCTTGGAGCCTGAATATACGGAACGCTTTTTCCGCCGTGCCATGGGGCGTTTAGGGGGAGAGGTGCGCCAGCGAGCGGAGGGCTTATTCAGCGTACGGCTACCCTATGAGCTGCGCAAGGATCGCAATCTCCCTTCGGAATATCCACGAGTCACCTTCGATCCGCAGGTGCAACCCGCTAAGGCCTACCTTGATGTGGAACTGTTGACGCCCGGACATCCCCTCTTTGACCCGGTGGTGACGGAAGTCTTGCGGTTGGCGGAACCTCACTTCCAGCGGGGGGCAATTTTTGCCGCGCCGAATGTCCATCGCCCTTTTTACCTGGGCTATTTGGTGTTGGGGATTCGCAATGGCTTGGGTCAGATGGTTTCGCAGCGGCTAGTGGCCTTGGCTGATCAAGGAGACGGTCAGGTTCACTCGATTCCCCTTGCCTTTTTGGTGGACGCCGTGCCTGCCCAAGTGCCTTCCCTACCCTCAGCCCCACAGATGGGTCAACAATTGCGACGCTGGGCTTCTGAGCGCCTACTTCCCAGTTACAAAACGGAGGTTGCTAATGAGCAGCAGCGGGACATTGAGATTCGCCGCAAGTATGGATTGCGCAGCCTCGACCATTTGATTCATGAGTCCAGCAGAAAGCTAGCAGAACTGAAGGTGCGGGCGATGACGAAGGGAGAGGATGTGCGCTTGCCAATTCAGAATGAGGAGCGTCGCGTACAGGAACTGCAACACCGCCGCCAAGCCCTAGAGACCGAGTTGGCGCGATCGCAACATCTCACTGCGGATGGCATCACCCTTTTGGCTCAGGCCTATGTGATTCCTTTACCAGCTACCGTGGATGAGGACGACCCCCAAATACGTCAACAGGTGGAACAGGCGGCTATGCAAGTGGCGATCGCCTTTGAGCAGCAACAGGGACGCCACCCCCATGATGTAAGTCAGCAAAATTTGGGCTATGACATTGAGTCCAGTGGCCGCTGCATTGAGGTCAAAGGGCGAGCCGGTGTCGGGGCGGTGGTGCTCACGGCTAATGAGTGGATTACGGCAGGGCGACTGGGGGCAGATTATTGGCTCTATGTGGTGACGGAAGCGCTCAGCCAACCCCAACTGCACCTTATCCAGAATCCAGCCGCAAAGCTTAAGCCTGGTGAAGAGGTAGATGTCGTGCGCTACGTGATTCCGACAACAGACTGGCAGTCTTGGTCACAATCAGCAGCATTTGATGCAAATAATAGTAAAAATTCTTGAGAAGTTTAGATGAGACGTTTAGAGACTCTCGATCGCCCCCTATGAATACTGAATACGTCGTCAATGGATTATTGGGTGCCTGTTTAGGGGATGCCCTTGGTGTACCTGTGGAATTTAGCACTCGCTCGGAGCGCGATCGCGACCCGGTGGTGGATATGCGCAGTTACGGTACCTATTACCAGCCGCCGGGAACATGGTCGGATGATAGTTCGCTGATGCTCTCTGTGGGGGATTTGACCTAGAGCAGATTGCCGCTAAGTTTCTCGCATGGTACGCCGAGAATCTCTGGACCCCCTATGGCACCGTCTTTGATGTCGGTATTGCCACCCGTCGCGCCCTGATGAAGTTAGAGGCAGGGAATTCGCCCCTCACCTCCGGTGGCACTGACGAACACAGCAATGGCAATGGCGGTTTGATGCGCACGCGCCCCCTAGAGGAAGTGCATCAGGTGTGTGGCATCACCCACGCGCACCCGCGATCGCAACTGGCCTGTGGAGTCTATGTTTTCTTTGCCATTCAACTTCAACAGGGAATGACCTCCATGCGTGCCTACGAGGCAACGATTGACTGGGCAAATACGTGACCCCTTTGCTGCCGAACTGCCGCACTTTCAACGCATCCTCAGCGGCAAGCTGCCCCACCTTTTAGCCCCCACGGTTGTCCCCCGTCGTCCTTGGAAACTGGATTGGGCGGCCTTAGCAGCGGATGTTGCGACCCATCCCGATGACCGTTTAATCGACCGTGCCCAGCGATTTGGCGTACAAGTTTCCACCATTAGTTACGCCCTCGATCAGATGGGCATCACCCAAAAAAAAACAGATGCGTTACCAAGAACGGTGTATATCGATGAGACGGGGTTTGGCTCTCGGGTGGAGTGTGAGTATGGGTGGTCAGCGCGAGGGCAACGGATTGATGGAGAGCGAGCGGGGAAGCGTAAGAGAAGAGAGAGTTTAGTGGCGGGACGGTATAGACACCAGAAAGACTTCATAGCGCTGATGCTGTTTTCAGGATATTTGAATGCGTTAGGGTTTGTGAGCTGGCTAAGTCAGTACTGTTTGCCGGAGTTAAAGAGACCTCCGCTGTTGATTATGGATAATGCACCGGTTCATCCGAAAGGGGCGATTCAGGAAGCGGTCAAAGCGGCGGGTCACGAGGTGTTATTTTTACCGAAATACTCTCCTGATTTGAATGTGATTGGGCACGACTTTAGTGCGTTGAAGCGAGTGCGGATGTATGCAGGCTCAAACTGTTCGATTGATGAAGTGATTCGCAATTATTGTGCTGGATAATGTCTCATTCTTTATTGGAATAACTATAATTTTAGAGCTAGTGGATATACCTGAATACTTTGGGAGGAAGCTGTTAGATAAATTGCGATATGTGCAACTAAAACTGAGTCGGCAGTGTATGGCTAGCGCTATGCAAGCTACGATAGTGCACTGGAGCTTTGATTGGCAGCCAGAGCTACGTGTGGCTTGGAATGTTAAGTTTTGCTGCAGGATTTAACACTTCTGAGAGTCTCTATATCCTTAGAGAACTGTTACCGAGTGAACGTGCACCCTGTGATCCACAGGGGGTTTATATTGGGAGTGAACATCTCATTAGAGAGAAGCCAACAGGGCACTACGCAGGTTTTTTATGCTTTCTATTGATACAGTCGCCGAACCCGCCAAGGCTCCTTTTGCCACACCACCTGCCCTTGCCAACATTTTAGTG contains these protein-coding regions:
- a CDS encoding helicase-related protein, whose amino-acid sequence is MEAPFWPEPVKVIRIEALGDAYEVYALGLETEQLHPRVLELSQVQELLVQCLPQQRFDGDAELFALGIEAYRIRLGYTFDPFFAVWSSRVDPLPHQLEAVYGVLLKRSRVRCLLADDPGAGKTIMAGLFLKELKYRGVAQRILIVTPANLTDQWRRELAEKFNEKFTVVDRHTSSAHYQENVWQKYPHIVTSLDFAKQETYRSELQQSQWDVVIVDEAHKLSATRYGTEVRKSLRYRLGEVLSQISSHLLFLTATPHPGNDDRFRLLLNLLDPDLFATNSLLQEAVEAGENPLFLRRLKEDMVDFQGKPLFPPRYVHTPAFELSAPEQQLYNAVTTYVREHFKRAWEEKQCTIGLAMAVLQRRLASSTYAISRSLENRWKRLRELQEVVMRDPVAIDVEELEDIPESDRWQLEAELSEKVTLARNIHELKTEIRALEQLVQMARGLAQREQDTKFQELLKLLVKLKGEKLLVFTEHKDTLDFLVEALRKRGYPVTSIDGSMRLEERVERERKFRDNAQVMVATEAAGEGINLQFCAVMVNYDLPWNPTRLEQRMGRVHRYGQRYEVNIYNLVAANTREGEVLKLLLAKLEAMRQELGSDRVYDVVGDLLQDISLEQLLLEHLLGRRRLEEIQAMVESRLHPSRLNYIREITLEALAKREVDLRHLRQDLSQSQTQRLEPEYTERFFRRAMGRLGGEVRQRAEGLFSVRLPYELRKDRNLPSEYPRVTFDPQVQPAKAYLDVELLTPGHPLFDPVVTEVLRLAEPHFQRGAIFAAPNVHRPFYLGYLVLGIRNGLGQMVSQRLVALADQGDGQVHSIPLAFLVDAVPAQVPSLPSAPQMGQQLRRWASERLLPSYKTEVANEQQRDIEIRRKYGLRSLDHLIHESSRKLAELKVRAMTKGEDVRLPIQNEERRVQELQHRRQALETELARSQHLTADGITLLAQAYVIPLPATVDEDDPQIRQQVEQAAMQVAIAFEQQQGRHPHDVSQQNLGYDIESSGRCIEVKGRAGVGAVVLTANEWITAGRLGADYWLYVVTEALSQPQLHLIQNPAAKLKPGEEVDVVRYVIPTTDWQSWSQSAAFDANNSKNS
- a CDS encoding transposase, whose product is MTGQIRDPFAAELPHFQRILSGKLPHLLAPTVVPRRPWKLDWAALAADVATHPDDRLIDRAQRFGVQVSTISYALDQMGITQKKTDALPRTVYIDETGFGSRVECEYGWSARGQRIDGERAGKRKRRESLVAGRYRHQKDFIALMLFSGYLNALGFVSWLSQYCLPELKRPPLLIMDNAPVHPKGAIQEAVKAAGHEVLFLPKYSPDLNVIGHDFSALKRVRMYAGSNCSIDEVIRNYCAG